The following nucleotide sequence is from Aneurinibacillus soli.
TCTTTACTGTTGTTGCTCTTGTTATGGTGTCCTCGTTTTTAGTTGCCCGTTATGCGGAAATCTCTCACTACAATTACGAGACAATTTCATTGAAGGGCGATATCAAAAAGCTGAACGAACAGAACGCCGAAATGAGTGCAAAAATTGATGAATTGAGCAAGCCGGAACGCATTCGTACGATTGCCGAAAAAATGGGGCTTACCCGGCAGGATGATACGGTACGTGTGTTTAACGGTGGCAAGGCGGCGAATTAGGAGGATAGGCGCACATGAAGATTCAGGATAAAATCAAATGGCGCACATACTTATTAGGAGGGCTGTTTACGGTCCTCCTTTTTGTGATTATCGGGCGAATGTTCTGGCTGCAAAACATAGGAAGCGCAGAACTTCTGGTAAAAGCGCGGAAGACATGGGAGAAAAGCAATGTGATTAACCCGAAGCGCGGTGAGATCATTGATCGCAATGGTCAGCAGCTTGCATACACGGGTAAAGCGTATACCGTTATCGCCCGGATCGCGCCATATGAAAATGACAAAAAAAACAAAGACTATGTACAGGATAAGCAAGAAACAGCAGCTAAACTAGCACCGATCCTGGGGATGACATCCTCAGATATTCTGTCCAAGTTGGATAAAAAGGCGGAACAGGTGGAGCTTCGTCCGGGTGGATGGAAGATTCCGAAAGAAAAAGCCGACCAGATCAAGGCACTGAAGTTGCCCGGCATCTCGCTGTATGAAGAAACGCGGCGCTACTACCCGTACGGAGTGTTTGCTTCGAGTGTGCTCGGGTATACGAATCTCGATGGTCAGGCACAGATGGGAATCGAGCTGTCTCAAGATGAGCAGCTGCGTGGTGAGAAAGGTAGCTTTACGTTCAAGAAAGATGGTAGAGGCAATCAGCTGCCAGACGGGCTTGAATCGTACAAACCAGCTATTGATGGCAACCAGATTACCTTAACGCTTGATCACAGCATTCAATCGTACATAGAGGATGCACTAAACCAGGCAGCATCTCAGTACAAAATGAAAGGGATCGCTGCGATTGTAGCGGATCCAAATACCGGGGAGATTCTTGGGATGGGCAGCCGACCATCCTTTAATCCGAACGCACCCGTTGGCATCGAAAATTACCGTAATCTGATGGTTGGAACAAACTTCGAACCGGGCTCCACGTTTAAGATTGCGACACTCGCTGCAGCGATTGAAGAAGGAGTATTCAATCCAAATGAGCTGTACATGTCTGGTACGTATAACAAGATCAAAGGCAGCAAAGAAATTCGCGATCATAATGGCGGACAGGGCTGGGGCATGATTTCTTTTAAAGAAGGGGTCAAGCATTCTAGTAACGTAGCTTTTGTTATTTTGGGATATGAACGACTTAAGCAGGAGAGGTTATTTAACTACTTGCAAAAATTTGGATTTGGAGAAAAAACCGGAATTGATCTGCCGGGTGAAGAACGCGGGCTTTTTAATGTAAATCGCCACTATTATGCCCGTGATATTGCGTCCATCTCATTCGGACAAGGGGTCGGCGTAACGGCCATTCAACAGGTAGCCGCTGTGGGAGCGGTTGCTAATGGTGGCAAACTGATGAAGCCGTATGTCATTAAAGAAATTCGTGATTCGAAAACAGGTGCCATTGTTGTCCAGAAAAAGCCGCAGATGGTGCGTCGTGTTGTATCAGAAAACACAGCCAGCCAGGTGCGTGACCTGCTAGATGCGGTCGTAAATGAAAAAAACGGAACAGGACAGCCGTTCGCTCTTCCGGGCTATCATGTAGCCGGGAAAACCGGTACTGCGCAGGTGTCGCGTAACGGCCGCTATGTACCGGGTAAATACATTAATTCATTCATCGGCTTTGCTCCGAAGGATAATCCGAAGCTTTTGATTTATGTACTTGTAGACGAACCGGACATCGAAACTCCATCTGCAGGCGGTAAAATCATTGCCGCTCCTGTATTCAAATCGATTATGGAACGCAGCTTGCAGTATATGAAATTGTCACCGGATAAGACAGCGCCTGTTGTGACGGTGCAAGATGAAACAGCAATCATGCCGCAGCTTGTCGGTACGTCGGTTAGTCAAGGAAAGGGAGTGGCGACACAGGCCGGGCTAAAAGTGGAAATGCTCGGAAACGGTGCTAAAGTTGTGGCACAGTATCCGGAAGCTTCCGCTGAGCTAACAAAAGGTTCAATCGTATACGCGCTAACAACCAAGACAGGTGTCAGTCTGCCCAATCTAACCGGGAAAACGCTGCGTGACGTAATGGAGATCGGTACTTTACTGAATCTGAATGTGACCGGTGTAACGGGTGAAGGATACGTCACATCGCAGAGCATTCCACCGGGAACGGTCGTGAAGCCGGGAGATAAGCTCGCTGTGACCCTGACGCCAAAATCATCCGTGCCTCCTGTTGTGCCGGAGACAGAGAAAAAAGCAGGTGCAAAAGACAAGTCAACTGCGAACTAAAGGAAAGCCTGTTCTATCTCTTTCCTTCATCGAATAGGGTTATGGTGAGACCGTAGACTGCTCCCGGACTGCCGGGACTATTCGTGAGGAGGAGAAAGCGTTGCGTGTATCTGGAGTAACGGTTCGCCGCCGTATATTCATTTCACTTGTGATCGGGTTCTTCTTATTTTTGCTGCTCATTACACGCCTTGGGTATGTGCAGATCTGGAAGGGAAACTGGCTGATGGGAGAAGCGCAAAATTTGTGGAGCCGGGATATTCCGTTTGAAGCGAAGCGAGGACGAATTCTCGACCGCAATGGTGAGGTGTTGGCGTATAACATTAGTGTCCCTTCTTTGATGGCGATTCCGGTTCAGATTAAGGATAAAGAAGGAACGGCGCGAAAGCTTGCGCCGCTCTTAAAACAGGATGAAAAAGTCATTCTAAAGGCGATCAGCAAGCGTACGTCTATGAACCGCATTCCAGGAGGACGGCGTATTGAGCCGGAAGTAGCCAAGCAGGTGCAGGCACTTAATCTCCCGGGCATTCATGTGACGGAAGATAGCCAGCGCTATTATCCGCATGGTAAGCTAGCTGCTCATATTCTCGGCTTTACCGGGGTAGACAATCAGGGGCTGACTGGAATTGAGCGGGTATACAACAAGCAGCTGAGTGGAGAGGATGGGAGTATTTCTTATTATTCAAACGTGAAAGGCGAGCCGATGCCAGGGCAGTCCGACACGTTTACTCCGCCAAAAGACGGACAGGATTTATATTTAACGATTGATGCTAACATCCAGGCGATTATTGAGCGGGAGCTGGATCAGGCGATGACCGTATACCAGCCGGATGATGCCATTGCCATTGCGTTTTCTCCGAAAACAGGAGAAGTGCTTGGGATGGCCAGCCGACCGGACTTCGATCCGGGCAATTACAAGCAGTATCCGGTTGAAACATACAACCGCAATCTGCCGATCTGGAAGACATACGAGCCAGGTTCCACATTCAAAATCATCACACTGGCGTCAGCACTTGAAGATAAAAAAGTGAATCTTGATAAAGATACGTTCAACGATCCGGGTTCGATCAAAGTAGCGGGTGCGACACTGCGCTGCTGGAAGCGGGGCGGGCATGGGCATCAAACATTCCTTGAGGGAGTCGAGAATTCCTGCAACCCGGGGTTCGTTCTGCTTGGCCAGCGCTTGGGCAAGGAGCGTTTATTCCACTACATCAAAGAGTTCGGATTTGGAAAACGGACGGGCATTGACCTGCTCGGAGAGGAGAATGGGGTACTTTTCTCGCTGAACCGTGTTGGCCCGGTGGAGCTTGCGACGACAGCATTCGGGCAAGGGGTATCGGTGACACCGATTCAGCAGGTACAGGCGGTAGGAGCAGCTGTTAATGGCGGTAAGCTCATGAAGCCGTATCTCGCCAAAGAGTGGCATGATCCGAGGACAGGAAAGCCGCTGTCTGTGAACGCTCCTAAGATGGTCCGCCAGGTTATCTCCCCGGAAACATCAGCGGAAGTGCGGCGTGCATTAGAAAGCGTAGTAGCGAACGGAACGGGTCGCAATGCTTATATTGATGGCTATCGGGTCGGAGGCAAGACCGGTACAGCGCAGATTGTCGAGAACGGTGTATACTCCAAAAGCAAACATATCGTATCGTTCATCGGGTTTGCTCCGGCGGATGATCCGCAAATTGTTGTGTACACCGCGATTAACAATCCGAAGGGAATTCAGTTCGGCGGTGTAGTTGCTGCACCAATCGTGCGTAACATTATGGATTCGACATTACGCTATATGAAAGTGCCACCGCGCACGAACCAGATGGAGAAAAAATATCAGTACCCCGACAAAAAAATTATCGAGGTACCGAATCTTATCGGGATGAAACGCGATGAGATCAAACAGGCGTACTATGGATTTCCGCTTGATATCGCAGGCGGTGGTCAGAGTGTTTCCTATCAGTCACCGCAGCCGGGTGCACGTTTGGAAGAGGGTGCAACAATTCGTGTGTATCTGGGTGACAAATAGAACAAAGACCATTAAAATAGATGCGGGTATGAATTCATCAAGGAAAGCGGAACACTCGCTGAACAAGAAAGAAGGAGAAAGAACATGCAGGCAGACGACCTACTGGCCGCGCTCACATTGTGGCGCTCGGCAGGGGAAGTATCCATGGAGATTACAGGGATTGAAATTGATTCACGCCGGGTGAAGCCGGGAGACTTGTTCGTATGTCTTCCGGGTTTTACTGTGGACGGACATGATTTTGCAGCGAAAGCGGTGGCGAATGGAGCGGTAGCGGTACTCGCACAGCGTCCGCTTGCTGTTTCGGTTCCGGTTATATACGTGCCGGACACGAAGCGGGCGCTTGCGGTGCTCGCTGATCGTTTTTACGGGCAACCGTCTCATGCGCTGCGCGTGATCGGCGTCACCGGAACGAACGGTAAAACGACGACGACGAGTTTGATTGAGCGTATTCTGACAGAAGCGGGACATCGGTGTGGTCTAATCGGCACAATTGAGATGCGGCTTGGCGACGACGTGCGTGAAGTGAAAAACACGACGCCAGAAGTGCTTGAGCTGCACCGGGCATTCCGCTGGATGAAAGACGGAGGTGCGGACTATGCGGCGATTGAAGTATCGTCTCATGCACTTGACATGGGGCGGGTGCGCGGTGTGCGGTTCGTTACGGGTGTCTTCACGAACTTGACACAGGATCACCTCGATTATCATAAAACAATGGAGAACTATCAGCAGGCGAAAGGACTGCTTTTCTCCCAACTGGGCAATGAATATGGAGACGGACAGATGAAGCATGCCGTGCTGAATGTAGATGATCCGGCAAGTGCTGAATTTGCCCGTATGACACCCGCTCAGGTTATTACATACGGCATTCACAGTGAGGCAGACGTACGGGCACGTGATATTCATATTACCGCACATGGCACAAAGCTTGTTGTGGATACATGGAAAGGCAGTCTCGATTTGACGCTGAAGCTTATCGGGAATTTTAATGTGTATAACGTGCTTGCTGCAACTGCTGCCTGCCTCGTAGAAGGAATTACGCTTGCGCAGTTGAAGGCGACGCTTGAACGTGTGGAAGGCGTGCGCGGACGGTTTGAGCCAGTTGTGGCAGGTCAGCCGTTTTCCGTTATTGTCGATTATGCGCATACACCGGATAGTCTGGAGAATGTGCTCAAAACGATTCGTGGATTTGCGGAAGGCCATATTTATTGTCTTGTCGGATGTGGCGGTGATCGTGACCGAACGAAGCGGCCAATTATGGCACGCATTGCAGCACAATATGCCGATATGGTCGTGATTACATCGGATAATCCGCGCTCAGAAGACCCGAAACAAATTATCGACGATATGATTGCTGGACTGGATGAAGCAGGAGTACGTGAAGAAACGTACATGACCATCATGGATCGTCGGGATGCCATTCGTGAGGCGATCAAGCGTGCACAGCCAGGGGATGTGGTGCTGATCGCGGGCAAAGGACATGAAACCTATCAGATTATTGGCGATCAAACGATTCATTTCGATGATAAAGAAGAGGCCTATCAAGCCATACTAGATAAAGAAAAATAGGATGAGGAGAAAAAGAAAGGAGGATGCGGAATGTTTGTACCTGTTTTATTTTTTTCCATTGCCGCAGCTTTTCTCATAGCCGTTTTACTTGCTCCGCTCTTCATCCCTGTACTTAGACGATTGAAGTTCGGCCAAACAATTCGGGAAGAAGGTCCAAAGGGGCACCAGAAAAAGGCGGGAACGCCAACGATGGGCGGCATTATTATTTTGCTAGCTCTTGCTTTTACCGTTCTGAAATTTTCTAATTGGTCTGTAGAGATTATGTTGCTTCTGCTGATTACACTCGGCTACGGGCTGATTGGTTTTCTGGATGATTTCATTAAGATTGTCCTCAAACGTAATCTAGGATTAACAGCGAAGCAGAAACTGTTCGGTCAGTTCGCGATTGGCGCGGTATTTTATTATGTATTAACCCAGACTGGCTATGACACATCGGTGTCTGTTCCTGGAACAGGTATTAAAGTAGAGCTTGGCTGGATGTACTTGCCGCTTGTACTCATTATGACAATCGGAACATCTAATGCAGTGAATTTAACAGACGGTCTGGATGGCTTGCTGGCAGGCACGAGTGCGATTGCGTTTGGCGCATACGCGATTATCGCCTGGATGAGCAGCCAGATGAACATCGCTATTTTCTCGGCGGCTGTTGTCGGTGCGGTGCTTGGATTCCTCGTCTTTAACGCGAATCCGGCTAAAGTGTTCATGGGGGATACTGGATCACTCGCACTCGGCGGGGCACTTGCTGGGGTAGCGATTCTAACGAAAACAGAAATTTTACTGATCGTCATTGGTGGTGTCTTCGTTATGGAGGCGCTGTCCGTTATTATTCAAGTTTTTTCATTTAAAACGCGCAAAAAACGGGTGTTCCGCATGAGTCCGCTTCATCATCATTATGAACTGGGTGGCTGGTCAGAGTGGCGGGTCGTAACGGTATTCTGGTTTGTTGGACTTATTTGCGCCAGCCTGGGCGTATACATTGGGGTGTGGAGCTAATGGGTATGGAGAGAGGCAAGCAACAGTATGAGGGAAAACAAATCGTGGTGCTCGGCATGGCGAAAAGCGGTGCGGCAGCAGCACGGGTGCTAGCTGAATGCGGTGCGACTGTAACGCTGAATGACCGCAAGCCGGAAGCGGAATGCGAGGGTGTGGCAGAGTTACGTGCAGCGGGCATTACCGTAATCTGCGGTGGACATCCTGATGATCTCATTCATGCAGGGATTGATCTTGTTGTAAAAAATCCAGGGATTCCGTACGAGGCGCCGCCGGTACAGGCTGCGCTTGCTGCTAACATTCCGGTTGTAACTGAGGTGGAGATTGCGTACCAGCTATCGGATGCGCCGATTATTGGCATTACTGGCTCGAACGGTAAAACAACAACGACAACGCTCATCGGTGAAATTCTTGATGCGGCGGGTCTGTCCCCTGTTGTCGCAGGGAATATAGGCACACCCCTTAGTGAGCAGGCGGCACATATCACATCAGAACAGAAACTCGTGGCTGAGTTAAGTAGCTTCCAGCTCAAAGGCACAAAGACGTTCCGTCCCGAGATTGGCTGCCTGTTGAATGTGTACGATGCACACCTCGACTATCATAAAACGAAAGACGATTACATACAGAGCAAGCAGAAGCTGTTCAATAATCAGGATGCGTCTACTATTGCGGTGCTGAATTATGATAATTCGTTCTGCCGTGAGATGGCAGATCGGATTGAGTCGACTGTTCTCTGGTTTAGCTCGGTGGAAGAAGTAACACAGGGGTGCTTCGTTCGGGATGGCATGGTTGTATTCAAACGTCCGATCGATGGGCCAATTGCAGCTCGATTTGTGGATGCTCCGGCAGAAGAAGAGATCATTCGCCTGGATGAAATTGCGCTTCCAGGTGCACATAATCTGGAGAACGTGCTGGCGGCTGTATGCGCTGCGCGTGCGGCAGGTGCACCTGTAGAGGCGCTGCGCCATGTTCTTAGCACATTCTCCGGTGTGGAGCACCGTCTTGAGTTTGTAGCCGAGATTGACGGAGTCAAATATTATAACGATTCGAAGGCGACGAATCCGGAAGCGGCTAGCCGGGCATTGACGTCGTTTGCAGCACCTATCGTCTGGATCGGCGGTGGACTGGATCGAGGCATTGACTTCAAGGAGCTGGTGCCGCTCTTGCGCCAGCATGTGAAAGCGGCAATCGTATACGGCCAGACCGCCGAAAAATTATTGGATCGGGCAGAAGATGCAGGGATTATTCGGGCGGAGCGCGTCGATACTGTTACGGACGCGGTTAATGAGGCCCGCCGTATCGCACAACCGGGAGACATTGTCCTGCTTTCGCCAGCGTGCGCGAGTTGGGACATGTACAAATCGTTTGAAGAGCGGGGGGTCTTGTTTAAGCAGTCTGTGCATAAGCTTAAAACAAGCCCGTAACCGCTGTTCGCTCTAAATCTTTCCTTTAAAATCAGGAGGTAGAACGGACAGGCATGGTAGGGCAAAATCCTGTGCTGGTTAAGAGGTGTTTTGCATGACCAAGGCCCGTTCAACTCCTGATTTTATTATTATTGTTGTGACGTTTGTTCTGCTTGCTGTCGGTGTTATTATGGTGTACAGCTCCAGTGCTGTCGTGGCGGCCCAGAAGGGGGACGCGTTCTTTTTCACGAAGCGGCAGCTTATTTTTGCCATACTTGGTGTTGTTTCCATGTTTGTTACGATGAATGTGGATTACTGGGTGTGGAAAAAATGGGCCAAACCGGGGCTGTTCTTTTGTTTTTTTCTGCTTGTGATTGTCCTAATTATTGGCCGGGAAGTAAATGGTGCTAAGTCCTGGCTTGGTTTTGGTGCATTTGGGATTCAGCCAGCGGAGTTTACGAAGCTAGGCATGGCTACGTTTCTCGCAAAATGGTTGTCAGATAATCAGAAAGACATTGGCTCTTTCACCAAAGGGCTGATACCGACATTAGGGATTGTATGTGTGGCGTTTGGTTTGATTATGCTCCAGCCCGATCTGGGAACAGGAACGGTACTTCTTGGCACGTCTGTTCTGATGATTTTCATAGCGGGCGCCCGCTTGCAACATCTGTTTGGTCTCGCTTTTCTCGGCTTGATCGGATTTGCAGCACTGATTGCGGTTGCCCCGTACCGGATGAAGCGGATTACCGCCTTTATTGATCCGTGGCAGGACCCGCTTGGCGCAGGGTATCAGCTGATTCAGTCATTGTATGCGATTGGTCCAGGTGGCCTGATGGGGCTTGGCCTTGGAATGAGTCGGCAAAAGTTTTTGTATTTGCCGGAGCCGTATAATGATTTTATTTTTTCCATCCTTTCCGAAGAACTTGGATTTATCGGTGGAACTACGGTTCTGCTTTTGTTCCTTTTACTTTTGTGGCGGGGGATGCGGGTTGCAGTGACGGCACCGGATTTATTCGGCAGTCTGCTGGCTTGCGGTATTATCGGGATGGTTGCCATTCAGGTTGTCATCAATGTCGGGGTTGTTACAGGGCTCTTTCCGGTAACGGGAATTACCCTCCCGTTTTTAAGTTATGGAGGCTCCTCGCTTACACTGATGCTGACCGGGATCGGTGTCTTGCTGAACATTTCACGCTATTCGCGTGCGTAATGGAGTAAATTTACGAAGAGAGAAACCGGGTAAAGAGGAGAGGTTTTATGAACATCGTCATTAGTGGAGGAGGGACGGGAGGCCACATCTACCCGGCCCTCGCTCTCATTCAGGAAATAAAACAGCACGAGCCGGATTCACGTGTGCTCTACATTGGCACCGAGCGTGGGCTTGAAGCGAATCTTGTTCCAAAAGAAGGTGTTCCGTTTGAATCGGTGTACATTACCGGATTTAAACGGAGCCTTTCGTTTGAGAACGTAAAAACCATTCTGCGTTTCTTTAAAGCGACGAGTCGGGCGAAGAAACTGATTCGAGATTTTAAGCCAGATGTGGTAGTCGGTACAGGTGGATATGTATGTGGTCCTGTTGTATACGCAGGTCATTCACTCGGCATCCCGACACTGATTCACGAGCAGAATGTCATTCCAGGACTGACTAACAAATTCTTGTCTCGCTATACAGAACGTGTGGCTGTTACATTTGAAGGGTCTGCGCCGCATTTTCCAGCAGAGAAAACGGTTATTACCGGCAATCCGCGTGCTAGTGAAGTGGTCCGAGCAAACGGTGAGGCGGGGCTTGCTTCGCTTGGCGTTCCTGCGGGCAAAAAGTATGTGCTCATTGTCGGGGGAAGCCGGGGGGCTAAAGCGATTAATGATGCCGTGATTCAACTTGTTCCGCATCTCCGTGAACATGTCGACTATCATATTGTATATGTAACAGGAGAGGTGCATTACGAACAGACCGTAAAGGCAATTGGGGATGTGCCGCCGAATATGACGATTCGCCCGTTTATTTATAACATGCCGGAAGTGCTAGCGGGGGTTGATCTAATCGTAAACCGTGCCGGAGCGTCGTTCCTTGCAGAGATTACAGCTCTCGGCCTGCCATCGATTCTCATTCCATCACCGTATGTAACGAACAATCATCAAGAGAAAAATGGACGCTGGCTGGAAGAGCAAGGAGCAGCCTGTGTCATTTTGGAATCCGAACTGAGTGGCAAAACGTTGATGGAGTCGATTGATAGCATTCTGAAAGACGAGAGTCGCGCCCGAACTATGAGCGTAGCGTCACGCTCGCTCGGCCAGCCGGATGCGGCTGTGCTTGTATACAATGAATTAAAAGCAATTATGAAGGCGCCGAAGTAACACAGTAGGCGCGGTAGGCATACAGTATTCTAGGCGCGTGGCCAACGGGCAAACGCGCATTACGCAGCAAGGAGGAGAGGTTCGATCAATGCAGAAGTTGATGGGAGAGCTTATAGAAGCTAATGTCGGAGCCGTACTTATGAATGAGCCGCTAGCCAATCACACCACATGGAAGATTGGCGGGCCGGCAGATCTACTAATTGAACCGACCGATAGAGAGGCGCTTGCACGCAGTATGAAACTCGTATATAAGCATGGTGTTCCATGGCGCGTACTTGGAAGAGGTTCCAATCTGCTTGTACGGGACGGGGGAATCCGCGGAGCTGTTTTTAAACTGGCTGACGGGTTTGAACACCTTACCTTTAACGGAGAAGAAGTAGAGGTGGGAGCCGGCTACTCTTTCATTCGCTTAGCGGTAATGGCGGGGAAAGAGGGGCTGACCGGGCTTGAATTCGCTGGCGGCATTCCCGGTACTGTAGGCGGCGCTGTCTATATGAATGCGGGTGCGCATGGCTCGGATGTGTCACGTATTTTGCAAGTTGCTGACGTGCTGCTTGAGAACGGGGAGCAGGTACGCTGGACGAAAGAAGAACTGGGCTTTGGTTATCGCAAATCAACCCTGCAGACACAACAGGCGATCGTAACAGGTGCTGTGTTCAGGCTGGCCCATGGTGACCGGAAGACAATCGCTGGGCAGATGGCGTCCTACAAAGATCGCCGTCGCCAGACACAGCCGCTCTCGATGCCATGTGCGGGCAGTGTATTCCGCAATCCGCCGGGAGATCATGCGGGGCGTCTAATTGAGAGTGCAGGACTAAAAGGCATGACTGTTGGAGGGGCCCAGATTTCGGAGAAGCATGCCAACTTTATCGTCAACATCGGCAACGCGAAAGCGCAGGACGTCCTTGACCTGATGCAACAGGCAAAAACGATTGTAGCAGAGCGCACAGGGATTGAGCTTGTGCCAGAAGTGCTTGTTATCGGCGAGGCGTAAACGGAGGTGAAATCTTGGAAGCATTCGTAATTGAGGGAGGAGTTCCGCTTACGGGAGAATTGCGCATTCAGGGCGCAAAAAATGCGGCGTTGCCGATTTTGGCCGCCACAGTGCTCACCGGTGGCTCATATACCATTTACGATGTTCCTCATCTCTCAGACATTGAAGTAATGCTCAAAATATTGACTGAACTCGGTGCGGTCTGCCGCCATGAGGCGACGACTGTACATGTAGATACAACAGGACTTACATCATTTGCTGTACCAGAAGAGTTGATGGGGCAGATGCGGTCTTCGATTTTTCTGATGGGGCCGCTCATCGCACGCTTTGGGGAAGTGATTTTGTCACATCCAGGGGGATGCGCGATCGGCGAGAGAAGAATCAACCTGCATTTGAAAGGACTAGAAGCGCTCGGCGCTACGATTACGAATCATGATGGATTCATTCGCTGTTCAGCTAAACAACTACGTGGTGGTATGATTTTTCTGGATTATCCGAGTGTAGGCGCAACGGAAAATATCATGATGGCTGCTGTGCTAGCAAAAGGGG
It contains:
- the murG gene encoding undecaprenyldiphospho-muramoylpentapeptide beta-N-acetylglucosaminyltransferase, whose translation is MNIVISGGGTGGHIYPALALIQEIKQHEPDSRVLYIGTERGLEANLVPKEGVPFESVYITGFKRSLSFENVKTILRFFKATSRAKKLIRDFKPDVVVGTGGYVCGPVVYAGHSLGIPTLIHEQNVIPGLTNKFLSRYTERVAVTFEGSAPHFPAEKTVITGNPRASEVVRANGEAGLASLGVPAGKKYVLIVGGSRGAKAINDAVIQLVPHLREHVDYHIVYVTGEVHYEQTVKAIGDVPPNMTIRPFIYNMPEVLAGVDLIVNRAGASFLAEITALGLPSILIPSPYVTNNHQEKNGRWLEEQGAACVILESELSGKTLMESIDSILKDESRARTMSVASRSLGQPDAAVLVYNELKAIMKAPK
- the murB gene encoding UDP-N-acetylmuramate dehydrogenase, which codes for MQKLMGELIEANVGAVLMNEPLANHTTWKIGGPADLLIEPTDREALARSMKLVYKHGVPWRVLGRGSNLLVRDGGIRGAVFKLADGFEHLTFNGEEVEVGAGYSFIRLAVMAGKEGLTGLEFAGGIPGTVGGAVYMNAGAHGSDVSRILQVADVLLENGEQVRWTKEELGFGYRKSTLQTQQAIVTGAVFRLAHGDRKTIAGQMASYKDRRRQTQPLSMPCAGSVFRNPPGDHAGRLIESAGLKGMTVGGAQISEKHANFIVNIGNAKAQDVLDLMQQAKTIVAERTGIELVPEVLVIGEA